The following proteins are co-located in the Streptomyces bottropensis ATCC 25435 genome:
- a CDS encoding DMT family transporter, producing the protein MVAGVVWALCAAVCMGTATVLQALGARRAATRDDGRGRGRTVVEVLRGWPFLAGAGLDTAGFAAQVVALRLVPLFLVEAAVAASLAVTAVVGTLVLGLRLRRAEWGAVAVVCLGLATLAVSAGRTGDGHGDAGLRVAVLVASVLVVAGGWAVGGRLRRGRAVVLGAAAGLGFGLTAIAVRLLSDATVPAILAQPSAYAVVVSGLGGYLLLVQALQSGSVTAATAAMVICETVWPGVFGVVWLGDSTRDGYGWLAVIGFVGCVGGGVALARFGEAGGTVESGGEGGAAAR; encoded by the coding sequence ATGGTGGCGGGTGTGGTGTGGGCGTTGTGCGCGGCGGTGTGCATGGGTACGGCGACCGTGCTGCAGGCGCTGGGCGCGCGGCGGGCGGCGACGAGGGACGACGGGCGCGGCCGGGGGCGGACCGTGGTGGAGGTGCTGCGCGGCTGGCCCTTCCTCGCCGGGGCGGGCCTCGACACGGCGGGCTTCGCGGCACAGGTGGTGGCCCTGCGGCTGGTGCCGCTGTTCCTGGTGGAGGCGGCGGTGGCCGCCTCGCTGGCGGTCACCGCGGTGGTCGGCACGCTCGTGCTGGGACTGCGGCTGCGGCGGGCCGAATGGGGCGCGGTGGCCGTGGTGTGCCTGGGGCTGGCGACGCTCGCGGTGTCCGCCGGGCGCACGGGTGACGGACACGGTGACGCCGGGCTGCGGGTGGCGGTGCTGGTCGCGTCGGTGCTGGTGGTGGCGGGCGGCTGGGCCGTGGGCGGCCGGCTGCGGCGGGGCCGGGCCGTCGTCCTCGGCGCGGCGGCGGGCCTCGGCTTCGGCCTCACCGCCATCGCCGTACGCCTGCTCTCGGACGCGACCGTCCCCGCGATCCTGGCCCAGCCGTCCGCCTACGCCGTCGTCGTCTCCGGCCTCGGCGGCTACCTCCTCCTCGTCCAGGCCCTCCAGTCCGGCTCGGTGACGGCGGCCACGGCGGCGATGGTCATCTGCGAGACCGTCTGGCCCGGCGTGTTCGGGGTGGTGTGGCTCGGCGACTCGACGCGGGACGGGTACGGGTGGCTGGCGGTGATCGGGTTCGTGGGGTGCGTGGGGGGCGGGGTGGCGCTGGCTCGGTTCGGGGAGGCGGGGGGGA